A part of Rhodamnia argentea isolate NSW1041297 chromosome 8, ASM2092103v1, whole genome shotgun sequence genomic DNA contains:
- the LOC115745366 gene encoding plasmodesmata-located protein 7-like, which yields MYTRMARSALAHSLFAFLLSLSFIPSSHASPPSSTFLFGGCTQQRYAADSAYESNLDSLLTSLLNSATYSSYNNFTVEGSSPQDVVYGLYQCRGDLSMPDCATCVARAVVRAGELCPKACGGAVQLEGCYAKYDNDSFLGVEDKTVVMKKCGPSDGYEAGPMGQRDAVLASLASGGGQYRTGGSGEVQGSAQCVGDLSAVECQDCLSEAIGRLKSECGTAVFGDMFLGKCYARYSTGGSGQHVYPQGHERESTDEGSKTFAIIIGLLAGVALLIIFVAFIRKVFEGNGK from the exons ATGTACACTCGCATGGCAAGATCCGCCCTTGCTCATTCCCTCTTCGCgttcctcctctccctctccttcattCCTAGTTCACATGCCTCGCCTCCCTCGAGCACCTTCCTATTCGGCGGATGCACCCAACAGCGGTACGCGGCCGACTCGGCTTACGAGTCGAACCTGGACTCCCTCCTCACCTCGCTCCTCAACTCGGCCACCTACTCCTCCTACAACAACTTCACCGTGGAGGGCTCGAGCCCGCAGGACGTCGTCTACGGCCTCTACCAGTGCCGCGGCGACCTCTCGATGCCGGACTGCGCCACGTGCGTCGCCCGCGCGGTGGTCCGAGCCGGCGAGCTGTGCCCGAAGGCATGCGGCGGGGCCGTGCAGCTCGAGGGTTGCTACGCCAAGTACGACAACGATTCGTTCCTCGGGGTGGAGGACAAGACTGTGGTCATGAAGAAATGCGGGCCCTCGGACGGGTACGAGGCCGGGCCCATGGGCCAGAGGGACGCGGTGCTGGCCAGCCTGGCGAGCGGTGGAGGGCAGTACAGGACCGGCGGGTCAGGGGAGGTGCAGGGCTCGGCCCAGTGCGTCGGGGATTTGAGCGCGGTGGAGTGTCAAGACTGCCTTTCGGAGGCGATAGGGCGGTTGAAGAGCGAATGCGGCACGGCGGTCTTCGGCGACATGTTCTTGGGCAAATGTTACGCGAGGTATTCGACGGGTGGATCCGGACAACATGTGTATCCTCAAGGCCATGAGA GGGAAAGCACCGATGAGGGATCAAAGACATTTGCCATCATTATTGGGTTATTAGCTGGAGTGGCTCTCCTCATCATTTTTGTCGCCTTCATAAGAAAAGTTTTTGAAGGAAatg GTAAGTGA